The Pan troglodytes isolate AG18354 chromosome 1, NHGRI_mPanTro3-v2.0_pri, whole genome shotgun sequence genome includes a region encoding these proteins:
- the KLHDC7A gene encoding kelch domain-containing protein 7A — protein sequence MFPRGAEAQDWHLDMQLTGKVVLSAAALLLVTVAYRLYKSRPAPAQRWGGNGQAEAKEEAEGSGQPAVQEASPGVLLRGPRRRRNSKRAEAPQGCSCENPGGPCVLVTGATSTDRKPQRKGSGEERGGQGSDSEQVPPCCRGQETRTAVGGNPDPPHLPRLGSEPKSSPAGLIAAADGSCAGGEPSPWRDSKPPEHPGLGQLEPPHCHYVAPLQGSSDMNQSWVFTRVIGVSREEAGALEAASDVDLTLHQQEGAPNASYTFSSIARVRMEENFIQKVEGAEPRLKGKVYDYYVESTSQAIFQGRLAPRTAVLTEVPSPRPPPGSLGTEAASGGQAGDTKGAAERAASPQPGPWPSTRGFSRKESLLQIAENPELQLQPDGFRLPAPPCPDPGALPGSGRSSREPHVQLVAGTNFFHIPLTPASAPQVRLDLGNCYEVLTLAKRQNLEALKEAAYKVMSENYLQVLRNPDIYGCLSGAERELILQRRLQGRQYLVVADVCPKEDSGGLCCYDDEQDVWRPLARLPPEAVSRGCAICSLFNYLFVVSGCQGPRHQPSSRVFCYNPLTGIWSEVCPLNQARPHCRLVALDGHLYAIGGECLNSVERYDPRLDRWDFAPPLPNDTFALAHTATTCAKEIFVTGGSLRFLLFRFSAQEQRWWAGPTGGSKDRTAEMVAVNGFLYRFDLNRSLGIAVYRCSASTRLWYECATYRTPYPDAFQCAVVDNLIYCVGRRSTLCFLADSVSPRFVPKELRSFPAPQGTLLPTVLTLPTPDLPQTRV from the coding sequence ATGTTCCCCAGAGGAGCAGAGGCCCAGGACTGGCATTTGGATATGCAGCTGACCGGCAAGGTGGTGCTGTCAGCCGCTGCCCTGCTCCTGGTGACTGTGGCCTACAGGCTGTACAAGTCGAGGCCTGCCCCAGCCCAGCGGTGGGGTGGGAATGGCCAGGCAGAAGCCAAGGAGGAAGCAGAGGGCTCAGGGCAGCCTGCTGTACAGGAGGCTTCTCCTGGGGTGCTCCTGAGGGGGCCAAGACGCCGGAGGAACAGCAAGCGGGCTGAAGCACCACAGGGCTGCAGCTGTGAGAATCCAGGAGGCCCCTGTGTCCTGGTCACGGGGGCCACTTCCACAGACAGGAAGCCCCAGAGAAAAGGCTCAGGTGAGGAGCGGGGAGGGCAGGGCTCGGACTCTGAGCAGGTGCCTCCTTGCTGCCGCGGCCAGGAAACCAGAACAGCTGTTGGCGGTAACCCTGACCCTCCCCATCTCCCCCGCTTGGGCAGCGAACCGAAGAGCTCCCCAGCTGGACTCATTGCAGCAGCCGATGGCAGCTGTGCCGGTGGTGAGCCTTCTCCATGGCGGGACAGCAAACCCCCTGAGCATCCAGGGCTGGGGCAACTAGAACCTCCCCACTGTCACTACGTGGCTCCCTTGCAAGGCAGCAGTGACATGAACCAGAGCTGGGTCTTCACCCGTGTGATAGGGGTCAGCAGAGAAGAGGCTGGGGCACTCGAGGCTGCCTCCGATGTTGACCTGACCCTGCATCAGCAGGAGGGCGCCCCCAACGCCTCCTATACCTTCTCATCCATAGCCCGCGTCCGAATGGAGGAGAATTTCATACAGAaggtggagggggctgagccCCGGCTCAAGGGCAAGGTGTACGACTACTACGTGGAATCTACCTCTCAGGCCATCTTCCAGGGCAGGCTGGCTCCCAGGACAGCAGTCCTGACTGAGGTTCCATCCCCTAGGCCACCGCCAGGGTCCCTGGGAACAGAGGCAGCCTCGGGAGGCCAAGCCGGTGACACAAAGGGTGCAGCCGAAAGAGCCGCCTCCCCGCAGCCAGGACCGTGGCCCTCCACCCGAGGCTTCAGCCGGAAAGAGAGTCTTCTGCAGATAGCGGAGAACCCAGAGCTGCAGCTGCAGCCAGATGGCTTCCGGCTCCCCGCTCCACCCTGCCCAGACCCGGGCGCCCTGCCTGGCTCAGGCAGAAGCAGCCGGGAGCCCCATGTGCAGCTGGTGGCCGGGACCAATTTCTTCCATATCCCGCTCACCCCTGCTTCAGCCCCACAGGTCCGCCTGGATCTGGGCAATTGCTATGAGGTGCTGACCTTGGCCAAGAGGCAGAACCTGGAGGCCCTGAAGGAGGCGGCCTACAAGGTGATGAGCGAAAACTACCTCCAGGTGCTGCGCAACCCGGACATCTACGGGTGCCTGAGCGGGGCAGAGCGCGAGCTGATCCTGCAGCGCCGGCTCCAGGGCCGCCAGTACCTGGTGGTGGCTGACGTGTGCCCCAAGGAAGACTCCGGCGGCCTCTGTTGCTATGACGATGAGCAAGATGTCTGGCGCCCGCTGGCTCGCCTGCCCCCCGAGGCCGTGTCCCGGGGCTGTGCCATCTGCAGTCTCTTCAATTATCTCTTCGTGGTGTCCGGCTGCCAGGGGCCCAGGCACCAGCCCTCCAGCCGCGTCTTCTGCTACAACCCGCTCACGGGGATCTGGAGCGAGGTGTGCCCGCTGAACCAGGCCCGGCCGCACTGCCGGCTGGTGGCCCTGGACGGGCACCTGTATGCCATCGGCGGAGAGTGTCTGAACTCGGTGGAGCGTTACGACCCCCGCCTGGACCGCTGGGACTTTGCCCCTCCGCTCCCCAATGACACGTTCGCCCTGGCGCACACGGCCACGACGTGTGCCAAGGAAATCTTCGTCACCGGCGGCTCGCTGCGCTTCCTGCTGTTCCGCTTCTCTGCGCAGGAGCAGCGCTGGTGGGCCGGCCCCACCGGGGGCAGCAAGGACCGCACGGCCGAGATGGTGGCGGTCAACGGCTTTCTCTACCGCTTTGACCTCAACCGCAGCCTGGGCATTGCCGTGTACCGCTGCAGCGCCAGCACCCGGCTCTGGTACGAGTGCGCCACGTACCGGACGCCTTACCCGGATGCCTTCCAGTGCGCCGTGGTGGACAACCTCATCTACTGCGTGGGACGCCGGAGCACCCTCTGCTTCCTAGCAGACTCTGTCTCACCCAGGTTTGTGCCCAAGGAGCTGCGGAGTTTCCCGGCCCCGCAGGGCACCCTCCTGCCCACCGTCCTGACCTTGCCCACCCCCGATTTGCCTCAGACCAGGGTCTAG